In Paenibacillus phoenicis, one genomic interval encodes:
- a CDS encoding CobW family GTP-binding protein, with protein sequence MGSRVTPVFILSGFLGSGKTTLLQRLIRHWQEQGLRPAVIMNEIGDVNLDGLLVSSEVPMAEMLGGCICCTIRGDLSVQMAELIEGEKPDLIVIEATGAGNPMEIFDAVTEVSLYLKLDIKPMVTVVDAAHLAELYASQQGKSYRLMVEQIRCGSVLILNKMDLLEPDRQQEMTAFLRRMNPYARIIPAVKCEVDLPSLWAQHQAHDHTHDHEGHNHEHHHDHHAAHSHDHHHGHPHASHEHVTVYTHYFDGPVDSEDFERFIAELPREVYRGKGVLRFTDTASRFLFQYAYREADYLKITPQGDVPDVAVFIGEHFDKQGLAQRLHALERNVSDNSNER encoded by the coding sequence GTGGGAAGCAGGGTGACACCCGTTTTTATATTGTCCGGATTTTTAGGAAGCGGTAAAACGACGCTGCTCCAGCGGCTGATCCGTCACTGGCAGGAGCAGGGGCTTCGTCCGGCCGTGATCATGAACGAAATCGGAGACGTCAATCTCGATGGATTGCTCGTTTCCAGCGAAGTGCCGATGGCGGAGATGCTGGGCGGCTGTATTTGCTGCACGATTCGCGGCGACTTGAGCGTGCAGATGGCGGAGCTGATCGAAGGGGAGAAGCCGGACCTGATCGTTATTGAGGCGACAGGCGCGGGCAATCCGATGGAAATCTTTGATGCGGTGACCGAAGTGTCGCTTTATCTCAAACTGGACATCAAGCCGATGGTGACCGTGGTGGATGCAGCCCATCTGGCCGAGCTGTACGCATCCCAGCAGGGGAAGTCCTACCGGCTTATGGTGGAGCAGATCCGCTGCGGGTCCGTATTGATCTTAAATAAAATGGACTTGCTTGAGCCTGATCGCCAGCAGGAAATGACGGCGTTTCTTCGCCGCATGAACCCTTACGCTCGAATCATTCCGGCAGTGAAATGTGAAGTTGATTTGCCGTCATTATGGGCGCAACACCAAGCTCATGATCACACCCACGATCATGAGGGTCACAACCACGAGCATCACCATGATCATCATGCGGCGCATAGTCATGATCATCACCATGGACATCCTCACGCGTCGCATGAGCATGTTACTGTCTATACGCACTATTTCGACGGGCCGGTGGACAGCGAGGACTTTGAGCGATTTATTGCCGAGCTGCCCCGGGAAGTCTACCGCGGCAAAGGGGTTTTGCGATTTACCGATACAGCCAGCCGGTTCCTGTTCCAATATGCGTATAGGGAAGCCGATTACCTGAAAATCACACCGCAAGGGGACGTGCCTGACGTTGCCGTGTTTATCGGAGAGCACTTCGACAAGCAGGGTTTAGCACAGCGGCTGCACGCCCTGGAGCGCAACGTATCGGATAATAGTAACGAACGTTAA
- a CDS encoding OPT family oligopeptide transporter, giving the protein MFAAANAYLGLKIGLTVSASIPAVVISLAVLRGLFRRKSILENNIVQTMTTAGEAVAAGAIFTLPALYMWDLNPSQQMISFVVLIGGFLGVAMMVPLRRLLIVNEHETLPYPEGTACAEVLVSGETVGRSARMVSLGFGVGGLVKALGDGFMLFKTEIETTIFRFRNAVIGMDTYPALLGVGYIIGPRIAGQMLAGGILAWLVLIPMIGFFGANSAGAVAPSLSPIAELDAWGIWGDYIRYIGAGAVAAGGLITLIKTLPMLYSSLRSTLNGLMQRSAFNEKTTIDRTKNNVT; this is encoded by the coding sequence GTGTTTGCCGCGGCGAACGCCTATCTAGGGCTGAAAATCGGTCTGACCGTCAGCGCCTCCATTCCGGCGGTGGTGATATCCTTGGCGGTGCTGCGAGGGCTATTCCGGCGCAAATCGATCCTGGAAAACAACATCGTGCAGACGATGACAACCGCCGGTGAAGCGGTGGCGGCTGGCGCCATCTTTACCCTCCCGGCGCTGTATATGTGGGATTTGAATCCCAGCCAGCAAATGATCAGCTTTGTCGTGCTGATCGGCGGGTTCCTGGGCGTAGCCATGATGGTTCCGCTAAGACGGCTGTTGATCGTGAATGAACATGAAACGCTGCCTTATCCGGAAGGGACGGCCTGTGCCGAGGTGCTGGTCTCCGGGGAGACCGTCGGCCGGAGCGCCCGCATGGTCTCGCTTGGCTTTGGCGTTGGCGGCCTGGTCAAAGCGTTAGGCGATGGCTTCATGTTATTTAAGACGGAGATTGAAACAACAATCTTTCGCTTCAGAAACGCCGTCATCGGGATGGATACGTATCCAGCCCTGCTGGGCGTTGGCTATATTATCGGGCCGCGGATCGCCGGGCAAATGCTGGCCGGCGGGATTCTGGCCTGGCTGGTGCTGATTCCGATGATCGGCTTTTTTGGCGCCAACTCGGCGGGGGCAGTAGCGCCTTCGCTGTCCCCAATCGCCGAACTTGATGCCTGGGGGATTTGGGGCGATTACATTCGCTATATCGGCGCAGGGGCGGTAGCCGCCGGCGGCTTGATTACGCTCATAAAAACGTTGCCGATGCTGTACAGCTCCTTGCGCTCCACGCTGAACGGCCTGATGCAGCGCTCCGCATTCAACGAGAAGACGACGATCGACCGCACCAAAAACAACGTCACCTGA
- a CDS encoding PqqD family protein has protein sequence MQPHLKVATGEDGRTELLLPRRSWLERQSVRYLKQPPVIHVHLDELGSEVVSRCDGTHTVGEIAETVKTRFGEAAEPLLPRLRKFIEILEANGWLRWAEERQKEQPG, from the coding sequence TTGCAGCCGCATCTGAAGGTGGCGACAGGGGAGGATGGACGGACCGAACTGTTGCTGCCTCGCCGCAGTTGGCTGGAGCGTCAATCGGTTCGTTATCTGAAACAACCGCCGGTCATTCATGTGCACCTCGATGAGCTTGGGAGCGAGGTCGTATCCCGCTGCGACGGCACCCATACGGTAGGTGAGATCGCCGAAACGGTCAAGACGAGGTTCGGGGAAGCCGCAGAGCCGCTCCTGCCAAGGCTTCGCAAATTTATTGAGATCCTGGAAGCGAATGGCTGGCTTCGCTGGGCGGAAGAACGGCAGAAGGAGCAACCCGGGTAA
- a CDS encoding S-layer homology domain-containing protein yields the protein MNKTKLKSKLNNHRKIKLAASLMMTSSLLLASSVSAFSDVQGQDAKITEALQQKGIIQGITKDHFVPLGKLTGAQGIHMIVKALELKPKAGGSLQPSGHTEWYASSLRIAEDNGIKLPKDFAPNAELSREAFADLLMQAINVTGNYPTIKMYIEVADADQMNPDYANSIQTLLLMKIASLDEQGEFHPKQAITRIEAARLVHNAADFVNKYKEAEQDVQDQVSFEVEKVNEQINKVVLTRAQQPNPGYGIRVAKVEFTGKTATVYYELLSPEPDKDYIQVITDTKAETYVSSEYQVEIKRLSE from the coding sequence ATGAATAAAACAAAACTAAAATCCAAACTGAATAACCACCGCAAGATAAAACTGGCTGCCAGCCTTATGATGACCAGTTCGCTGCTTCTGGCCTCCTCTGTGTCCGCCTTCAGCGATGTTCAAGGACAGGACGCGAAGATAACGGAAGCTTTGCAACAGAAAGGGATCATTCAAGGGATCACGAAAGACCATTTCGTTCCGCTCGGCAAGCTGACCGGTGCGCAAGGTATTCATATGATCGTGAAGGCGTTGGAGCTCAAGCCGAAAGCCGGCGGCTCACTGCAACCTTCGGGTCATACTGAATGGTACGCATCCTCGCTGCGGATTGCAGAGGATAACGGCATTAAGTTGCCGAAGGATTTTGCGCCTAATGCCGAGCTGAGCCGGGAAGCCTTCGCCGATCTTCTGATGCAGGCCATTAACGTCACGGGAAATTACCCGACCATTAAAATGTATATTGAGGTCGCCGATGCCGACCAAATGAATCCGGATTATGCGAACAGCATTCAGACCTTGCTGCTGATGAAGATCGCTAGTCTGGATGAGCAGGGGGAATTTCACCCGAAACAGGCGATTACGCGGATTGAAGCAGCCCGGCTCGTTCACAATGCTGCTGATTTCGTAAACAAATATAAGGAAGCGGAGCAAGACGTGCAGGATCAGGTGAGCTTTGAAGTCGAGAAAGTAAATGAGCAAATCAATAAAGTGGTCCTGACCCGGGCCCAGCAGCCGAATCCGGGCTACGGCATACGCGTCGCCAAAGTCGAGTTCACAGGGAAAACGGCTACCGTGTATTATGAGTTGCTATCCCCTGAGCCCGATAAAGATTACATCCAAGTTATCACCGATACGAAAGCGGAAACGTACGTCTCCAGCGAGTATCAGGTGGAAATCAAGCGTTTGTCCGAATAA
- a CDS encoding ABC transporter ATP-binding protein, with translation MHTHTGKALFKYALTAKKTFILALVMLAIGVAAELAGPFIARTMIDDHMLAIEQPFYETTVKDKYTATYDGRNFKRGDRFAEGEAKGAEVRVLQVGKSFVFVEAAIPDVSGDRSFKDGILTLTGNDGAISEYPAQQLSASGLFAFYKPEVPGILSLIVWYFVFLAISIVMEFGKTYWLQSSANQVIRKLRMDVYAHIQRLPVHFFDNLPAGKVVSRVTNDTEAVKELFIAVLANFFSGVINMLGVYIALFILDVRLGLICLFVVPIIYLWVVLYRKFATKYNTIIRSRLSEINAIINESIQGMSIIRIFRREEQTKEEFENLNSDYMKHQNKMLNLNAFTSHNLVNVLRNLAFATVLWYFGSVQLGGSSVISLGVLYAFVDVLGRLFQPITGMVNQLAALDSSMVSAGRVFALMDEPGEPVVDGSMPRYKGNVEFKDVSFAYKKDYVLKNISFEAKQGQTVALVGHTGSGKSSIINLLFRFYDPQKGTITIDGKPVTELPKQWIRQHMGIVLQDPYLFTGTILSNVTLGDERISREKAEKALIDVGADRILAHLPKGLDEPVVEKGSTLSAGERQLISFARALAFDPAILILDEATANIDTETEALIQSALEVLKRGRTTFIIAHRLSTIRSADQILVLHRGEIVERGTHEELLALGGRYYQMYRLQSGAAEAPAVPGAGPAISPVANPS, from the coding sequence GTCATGCTGGCGATTGGGGTCGCGGCCGAACTGGCCGGCCCGTTTATCGCCCGCACGATGATCGACGATCATATGCTGGCGATCGAACAGCCGTTTTACGAAACCACGGTCAAAGACAAATATACCGCCACGTATGACGGCCGCAACTTCAAACGCGGCGACCGCTTTGCGGAAGGCGAAGCCAAAGGCGCCGAGGTCCGCGTGCTGCAGGTCGGCAAAAGCTTCGTCTTCGTGGAAGCGGCCATCCCGGACGTCTCCGGCGACCGCAGCTTTAAAGACGGCATACTGACCCTTACCGGGAACGACGGCGCAATTAGCGAATATCCGGCGCAACAACTTAGCGCATCTGGCCTGTTTGCTTTTTACAAGCCGGAGGTTCCTGGCATTCTGTCGCTTATCGTCTGGTATTTCGTCTTCCTGGCCATTTCCATTGTGATGGAATTTGGCAAAACTTACTGGCTGCAATCCTCGGCCAACCAGGTTATCCGCAAGCTGCGCATGGACGTCTACGCCCATATTCAGCGGCTGCCGGTGCATTTTTTCGATAATCTGCCTGCCGGGAAAGTCGTCTCCCGCGTCACCAACGACACGGAGGCGGTAAAGGAATTGTTTATCGCCGTGCTGGCGAACTTCTTCTCCGGAGTCATCAACATGCTGGGCGTGTACATCGCTTTGTTTATCCTGGACGTGAGACTTGGACTGATCTGCTTATTCGTCGTTCCGATCATTTACTTATGGGTCGTTCTTTACCGCAAATTCGCGACGAAATATAACACGATTATCCGCTCGCGGTTAAGTGAAATTAACGCCATCATTAACGAATCGATTCAAGGGATGTCCATCATCCGGATTTTCCGCCGCGAGGAGCAAACCAAGGAAGAGTTCGAGAACCTGAACAGCGATTACATGAAGCACCAGAACAAGATGCTGAACCTGAACGCGTTCACTTCGCATAACCTGGTGAATGTCCTCCGTAACTTGGCATTTGCGACCGTGCTTTGGTATTTCGGTTCGGTGCAGCTTGGGGGTTCCAGCGTCATTTCACTTGGCGTACTGTACGCTTTCGTTGACGTGCTTGGACGGTTGTTCCAACCGATCACCGGGATGGTCAACCAGCTGGCCGCACTGGATTCCTCGATGGTCTCCGCCGGCCGGGTGTTCGCGCTGATGGACGAACCGGGTGAGCCTGTCGTGGACGGCTCGATGCCGCGCTACAAAGGCAATGTGGAGTTTAAGGACGTCTCGTTCGCCTACAAGAAGGACTATGTATTGAAAAATATTTCCTTTGAGGCGAAGCAAGGCCAGACGGTTGCGTTGGTCGGACACACAGGCTCCGGCAAAAGCTCGATCATCAACCTGCTGTTCCGGTTCTACGATCCGCAGAAAGGAACGATCACGATCGACGGTAAGCCGGTAACGGAGCTGCCGAAGCAGTGGATCCGCCAGCATATGGGGATCGTCCTCCAGGATCCGTACCTGTTCACCGGGACGATTCTGTCGAATGTCACGCTGGGGGACGAACGCATCTCCCGCGAGAAGGCGGAGAAAGCGCTGATCGACGTTGGCGCGGACCGGATTTTGGCCCACTTGCCGAAAGGTCTAGACGAACCGGTCGTGGAAAAAGGCAGCACGCTGTCCGCCGGCGAACGTCAGTTGATCTCCTTCGCGCGGGCGCTCGCCTTCGATCCGGCGATCCTCATTCTCGATGAGGCGACCGCCAACATCGATACGGAAACCGAAGCGTTGATTCAATCCGCGCTGGAGGTACTGAAACGCGGCCGGACGACCTTCATCATTGCGCACCGGCTGTCGACGATCCGCAGCGCCGATCAGATCCTCGTTCTGCACCGAGGTGAAATCGTCGAACGCGGTACGCACGAAGAGCTGCTCGCCCTGGGCGGACGGTACTATCAGATGTACCGGCTGCAGTCGGGAGCTGCTGAGGCACCAGCCGTACCCGGCGCCGGTCCAGCGATCTCGCCGGTGGCGAATCCGAGTTAA